In Buchananella sp. 14KM1171, the genomic stretch GCGGGTGGCGACGATTGCGAAGTCCGCGCCTGACCCGGTCAGGTGAGTGCCCAGGCGGGAGGGCACTTGGGCTGGCTGAGCCAGGGGGCTGTTCAGGCGGGCTATGTACTGCACGCCCGATATTGAACAACATCGGGGCCGCTTGCGCTTTGTGTCTGGCCAGTCACTTCATCGCCTGGGGCTTAGCGAGCGCGGCGAGTGGGCAGCGAGAGCCTGATTTGTGGCATGGTGGAGCAATGAAAATCGTGGTTTTGGTCAAGCACGTGCCGGACTTGCAGTCCGAGCGTCGTTTGGAGGACGGCACCCTGGTGCGGGGTGAGGACGACGTCCTGAACGAGTTGGACGAGAACGCGGTGGAGGCCGCGGTGGCCTTGGCCGAGGAGGCCGGCGGCGAGGTGATTGCCGTGACGATGGGGCCGGAAGACGCCGCCGATGGGCTGATGGCCGCCCTGCAGCGCGGCGCCGACCGTGCTTTGCACGTGTGCGACGACGCTGCCGCCGGCTCGGACGTTGTGGGTACGGCCCGCGTGCTGGCCGCCGCCATCCGCTCCCTGGGTGAGGTTGACCTGGTGGTGGCCGGCATGGCCTCCCTGGACGGCCTGACCTCCATGGTGCCCGGCGCGGTGGCCTCCCTGCTGGGCATGCCCTCCCTCACCCTGGCCAGCGAGCTGTCCGTGGCGGGCGGGCGCGTGCGGATCAAGCGCCTGGCCGACGGTTTCGAGGACGTGCTCTCCGCGCCGCTGCCTGCGGTGGTGAGCGTGACCGACCAGCTGAACGAGCCGCGCTACCCGAACTTCGCGGCCCTGAAGGCCGCGCGCAAGAAGCCGCTGGACACGGTGGAGCTGGCGGACCTGGGCCTGGATGAGGCCGAGGTGGGGATCGCTGGTGCGTCCACCGGCTCGCTGGGTGAGGAGATGGCCGACGCCCGCGGCGGCGGTGCCGTGATCGAGGCCGGGCCCGATGCCGGGCGGGCCGTGGTGGAGTTCCTGGCCGAGCGGGGCCTGCTGGCCGGATTGGAGCGCTGAGATGTTGACCGAGACGCTGCTTGTGATGGTTGACCACGTGGGCGACGCCGAGCAGGGCTACACCCTGACCACGCCCTCTGCCGAGCTGCTGACGTTGGCGCGCTCTCT encodes the following:
- a CDS encoding electron transfer flavoprotein subunit beta/FixA family protein; the encoded protein is MKIVVLVKHVPDLQSERRLEDGTLVRGEDDVLNELDENAVEAAVALAEEAGGEVIAVTMGPEDAADGLMAALQRGADRALHVCDDAAAGSDVVGTARVLAAAIRSLGEVDLVVAGMASLDGLTSMVPGAVASLLGMPSLTLASELSVAGGRVRIKRLADGFEDVLSAPLPAVVSVTDQLNEPRYPNFAALKAARKKPLDTVELADLGLDEAEVGIAGASTGSLGEEMADARGGGAVIEAGPDAGRAVVEFLAERGLLAGLER